Part of the Opisthocomus hoazin isolate bOpiHoa1 chromosome 5, bOpiHoa1.hap1, whole genome shotgun sequence genome, GTGAAACTCTTATCTTACACTAGCTAAAGTCCTTTTCTTCGGGCCAGGAATCAATAAAAATGCCTTACATGGCACTTGTGGCCAGGAGAGGCTAAACTTGTGTAATTCTCCTACAAAATTGGTGCCAGAAACATGGAATTTTAATCTGTCCACAAACTCAAATTTACCATCTAACACTTATCCTGGAATTAATAGTCAGCTGGACCTTAAAATATGTAATGGCATGTGCacaaatgctttattttaagcTTCGTAACAAAATCCTGTTCCTTCTCCTGTACTTCTGAGTTTCACTTGTTTAGCTATATGCCATTGCTGAAAGCAGGCCTGGAATTTGACGAGGTGTTAGATTTGGTGGAATACtattacaaaaattatttttaaaaactaagaCTTATTTTTGCATCATAGGAGTGgtatttgagatttttttaaccATGATTTTGCTTACCTCTGTCTTTTCAGACTTTAAGATTCCTTGCCTTCTAACTATGttaattttttgtcttttgtgttgTTTCTAAAACTAACTACTGTCAGCAGAAACATTTGAATTTTTGAGGACAGAATATTTGGTACGTAAAGTTAGTTGCTGGCCGTACAGCTGAAATAATTCAGTCTGTAGGCAGAGATAACTATTTACCATTACATCTCAATTTCCTTGCTCCTTTGCGAAGTACAAGGCCAGGCTCTTATTCTTTCTTAAACAAATCTGAATGCACTGGAACCGGTGTGTTTCACAGTGGTGAAATGGAAGTTGCCCAGAAACAAGCATTGTTGGGAGTGAACTGTAGGGAGTCttattttgtttctgaaggaGAATGCCTTTGGAGAGAATGTGCCTTATCTacccatttttcttctgcttaattCCCTCTTCCTTGTATGGGGGGAAGATGTAGGAGGGAGACTCTAGAGGTGATAGAAAAGAAAGGGCTTCAATACTACCGCTTCACAGCTACTTAACAAAGACTGCACACAGGGACCCTGTAAAGTTTTTCTTTTCACCGTTTTCTCAGGAAAGATTACCTACAGGATCCTTATTTATTAAGCTGGCATTAATAAATTATGTACACTCTTTTGGAATGACTGTTGCCCACTAGGTGGGcctctgattctgtgaagaaacacACTGTTGTTCATGTcaggaaataaatgcaaagtAAATGTCTGAACTGTTTGCTTCTGAAGCTTCTTACAGTAAGGGATCGATAGGTTTGGATGCAAACAATGTTTCAAAAAGATGGGAACCTTGAAAGCACTAGAAAACCCAATAAATGAGTATTTCTTTTTGTGTCAATAGTAAAACAATACTTTAAAAATGGATAATGTGTTGCTGCTGGAGGTACCATACCCTGCGATCTCATGGTTCTGGGGATATAAAAGGTTATTTTGAAAAAATCTGACATTTTAATCCCTGTATTTGGGCCAAATTCAATTTTGTATAGTTAATTCTCGAATAGCTTTCATTTACAGAGTACTGCTCACATCTGGTCATGTTCAAGCAATAGTAATGTTATCTTCAAACACGTTGTATGTGACTCCAAAAGTGCATGAGCTTTTTTATTGTAAGAAATTTAGTACTATATCTAATCTGTGACAGGTTTTGAGATCTTTCAAGATGGCATGGTGTTTACTCTTTCACTGCCTTATGAATACAGATCAGAAATATGATGTATCACTCTACACAGATGGATTATAACCAATACCTTATTTTTCCTTAGTTCCAAAGACAGAGAACATTGAAGATTCTGCAGCCTTTAACAGAAACTTAATAAAGTACCCTTGTAATGATTTCAGAAAACCAAGCACAGAAATAAAGATCAATAGGAAAGCTGCATTTGGAACTACAACTCTTGTCTTAACAGATCTTGGTAACAATGCTGTTTTAAGAAATGACAGCCAGATATCTGATGGACGTTCTCCGTGTGTTACTCCAAAAAGCAATTGTAATCAAATCCTAAAGAATGTCTGCCAGTCAGGGGGAAGCACAGACAAGGATTGCTCTATACACGTACCTGCTATGGCTTTGTCCACCTGTCAGCAACCTCTCTCTTTCGAACAcatacagaagaaacagaaaactgatAATCTACCCTCTATTCACCAATATAATATAGCAATCGGGTATGTATTTGAAAATGTAAACAAGTCTTTTTCTAGTCTCATAAACCAACTTTATCCCTGAAGATGAATGGAATACTCTGTTGTTGGGTTCAGACACTGTTGTCTTTGGATTTCTGCCAGAGGTAACTTATTCTTGGGTAACTAAAATTACACTTAGATTTCAAAAGCACTGAATGACCTAGGCTGTCACTGGAAAAGTCCTGATTTTGGCATCTGGCCGGTACTGCTTTTAGCTAAACAGCTGTTCACAGTTCAGCTGTTCCCATGGAACAGGACAGTACAGCTCTAATAGGTCAATGGGCACAGTTCTACCTAAGGAGATGTCTGACTTTAGCACTGTAGTTGCTGTCTGCTTAGAGAGATCTTGAAGTCATTGTGAAAgatgacaaaaggaaagtagctGAATTATATTCTCATTAAAGTTATTTGTCAGCTAGCAGTTTTCAACATTCTTCCATGATGTAAAGCCCTGTACTGGTACCTTGATAAACCTCCCATCACTATTTTGTCTTAACTTTCCTCCTCATCCTGTATGTAACTACTTCAATGCTCTGCCCATCCTGAATTTTTATTTACAAAGCCCTGTTCAGACACATCCATTGCCTAGTTAAGAGAAACGTAAGAACCTGTTAGGGTTGTCAAGGAAAAGTTGGGTAGACACACACAGCAGTAATGGGAGAGTGAGGTAGGTGTCATTTACAGTGGTAAATTATGCAGAGTGAATGTGACATATTAATGATATGCTCCAAAATTCTTGGTCATGTGTctgttctgaaatacagaaattatttcctgTGTTGTTGAAGCACCGGTTTTGAAACAGGATCTCACTGGCTAGTCGGGTTAGGCTGTATAAATATGCTTTCTGCTTGCTGTCCCAGTAGAGGACTACAGAGAACTGAGTATGTAGGCAGGATAACTGAGGATAACAAAGGAGTGCAAAGAAGAAATGAGACAGTATCGAACACAATAACAGGTAGTTATAGAAAGTCATCaacttaaaagtttaaaaaaaaaaacaacacaaaaccaacacaaacccaaaccaaatacTTTGTAacatttgtaaaaaatatttgttggggtttttttgttttaatgaggtGTTGGAAGACAGCTACTGATGTCTGCAGGACTGCAGTCCCTCAGACATAAAAGAGGACATAAAATTCCTAAGCTGATAACATGAATgaattaatcttttcttttttcactaaTGTTTCATCACTGCTTTTCTGCTCTATAGATACATTGTACATATGCATTTCAGAGTATTATTCTTTTTCAAGTTACCATTTTTTAATAGAGCCTTGTGTATTGTATTTGATAATCTCTGACTATCTCAatcatgaggaaaaaagaaagaaagaaagaaactttatTCCATTCAGAGAATGCTGTTCCATCCCCTCAGATGGATTGCCACTTGTCCAAATATGATTTGGAGCATTACTGTAACTTTAGAGAAAAGGGTGGGAGTCTATTCTGTCTTCAGCCTGGTGTAATTACTTGGTATTGGTCTTTTTCCTACTGACAGCAGAACACTCTTTTGGAATATGTTGGTATTTGGGGTGGGCAGTATAGTAGAAATTaatctacaaaacaaaaaaaatattagagtactttcaaataatttaaaacatgaaCTAATACTGGGGAAAACTGTTATAATACCTGTAAGAAAAGTCTTGTCTATTCACTACTGGTAATCATTCAGCTTTAAAGGCACAATAGGGTGCATTAGAGCAGTAAGTTCTCTGGCTGTCATTGTGTGTAAAAGTACAGAGTGAGCTATTGTAATAGTAGGGAGAGCATTCTTTGGCTGTGGCGTTGGTAATCTCTTTAAGATTACACAGGAGTAATTTTGTAATCTGTCATTACAGCAAACCTCAAGCAAAAATGGCAGATGATATTCGTAAGTTAAGTGCAGGCCATCCTCGCTGCAGTAAACACAACCGTCTCTGCAGCCTCAGAGTTGTGAGAAAGGATGGAGAAAACAAGGGCAGGCAGTTTTTTACCTGTCCTCTACCCAGAGAAACTCAGTGTGACTACTTTCAGGTATGTATAAGACTTCAGGTCATGTTTTCTAATAAGCACTTGTTCCTGCAGCTTCCTTGCCCCAGCAATGAGTATTCTGGACAGATGTGAtccatttaaagtttgaggtaacTTTAAATGCTTTTGCACACTGAATTGAAACTTAAGAGCATAATAGTAGTTATGAAGTTACAGTTTTAGTTATTTCTCTTACTGCCGAGAAGGCACCTGCTTGGGCAAATGCTCTTAATCTGCTTCCGTGTGACGTAAAACAGACGCGTAGCAGAAATGTTGGTTTGAAGGGACTTGTACAAGTCGTTTAGTTCAGCCTCTTGCTTGAAGGAGGACTGGCAAACTCTAGATCTAGACATCAGCCATGTTTCTGTCTAGCCAAaaccttgaaaacctccaaggactaAGATTCTGTAATCTGCCTGGGCAACTGCTCCTGCTGGTGCCCTAAGACCCAGCCCAACCTCCCCAGCTGCAACTGgttgctgctgctccttgctATGAGTGTATGTGACTGAGAAGAGTTTTCCTCGGTCGCCCACCACCAGCCAGTTAACAGGTGAACTCAAGACTATAATGCCTTAATATGAAGAAAACTATGTGTTAACATCAATTAAAGTTACACTAGTTCAAATGCATGCAGTTGCaattaaagaaaaatctaaaaccaGTGATCACAAAAGAGATCAAACTATCTTAACTGTTAGGAAGAGTTTCTTCTAGGGCCTTCCCTGTAGATCTATTTCTATTGCCAATgttaaaataaggaattcataGCCATCACATATGCTAAAACTGTGCCTaaaacctgtttcttttggcagtggGCTGACTTGAGTTTTCCATTTTGTAACCATGGCAAGCGATGTGTTATGAAGACTGTGTTGAAGATTGGTCCCAATAATGGAAAGAACTTTTTTGTGTGCCCTCTTGGGCAGGGAAAACAGTGTGGCTTTTTCCAGTGGGCAGAAAACGGGCCAGGTATGCAGGGGATTCCTTGATGTCGGTGTTCTCGTTATCTGCTCCTCAGGATGTCTCAAGTGCCCACAACTTTCCTggtcatttctgttttgtttttgttttgtctttttccctgttcactggtTAATTAGTATATAGCTTCAACAACATAAAGAACTGCAGATTTGGAAAGAGTAATTTTGCATAGTCCTATAAAAATTAAACACTGCTTGTATGCTGCACACTATTTTGAAATAAACATCTAGCTTGCAATATGCTGACATACTgttatatttctaaaaaaaaaattgaactgttttctgtttctcatgtAAATGTCACTGAAGTTTGACAGCACTGTGTACTTTCAAGCATATGTGATTTATAGAATGGATAACAATctaaattagtattttaaattGATAGACTTTTTCATAAATGTAATcatgtatttaataaaaataaataaaaagtcagTATACTTTTTTAATACCACTTCATGCTTTATTTCTTCAGAGCTTATAATGAAAGAGCAATGGACGGTATACTTTGAACGTTACCGTAGTTGAATGTATGACCTTGCTTAGATtgggaaaataaagacaaaaactgCCCTAAAATTAATTACATGACTCTGCAGttaattacatattttaaatCTAAGCCTTAACATTTTATTCTAGTTGCTACTGAACGTTTTTTCTCTAATCCGTGTGTGATGCATAATAAAATCATACTTCTTAGGTGGTTAAAACTCAGTTTACATTTGCTTGCCTTACCACTATTTGATGAAGCAAGGGGAAAAGTCAGTAAGACATGCTAAGCTATCAAATGTGATGTAAAGCAGAAACAGAATTCTTCAAATCATTGGAGCATGTACTATAGATAACAAGGAAGATGAAACAAATGAAGATATGGCCATAGCTTCACAAGTTGTGGAATGACAATCAGTTTTTAAAGACAGTAATGGGAAGTAGCGTTGCTTCCCACCAAAAATGTGTGAGATGGAACAGGTTTAAAAGCTGCTGTAAATGGTTGTTCAGTATATGTAAATGCTTCAGAATTAATTCTGCCCTTTTTGAGAGCtaactgctttttgttttgttttgctgttgctcaGGGGGAAGGACTACTTCATTTTCCTGAGAAAGTTCTGGAACTTCAGTCCAATTTAAACCTTCCATGGCATGGCGCAAGTGAAAGCGATTAATTCTTGTCCCAGCCAACACAAATTcagaggcttttttcttcctcttttcagtAGTCTTTGATACCTTTCAAATCTTTTGAAACTTTCTTTATGTGAAGGAAATCTTTTCTAATCAGATTGTAGAAACTATAATCCTTATGTTGCTCAGTGGACTCTTTCCAAAAAATATGTATCTTCATGAAGCCTGTTAGTTAAAGTGTGGTACAGAACTCCACCTGAGAACAAAACAAGCTACATCACAGGGTGAAGACAGACTTTCCATTGCCATCTTTTTTTATGATGCTTTTTACAATGGTATGTCACTGATAGCTTGTGCTTATACATCTAAATCTTTAAAATTGCTGTCTAGCCAGTTCCTCATTTGTATTTGTACAGTTGATTACTGTGAGGAAGTGTctggttatttttaaattgtacatGCTTTTGGATGTCTTGCATAGGGGCAAATCTCCAGTAGTTCAcctaaacatgaaaaataaaaaagaaatatgacCATTTTTGATCACTTGCCTTCAACAGATGTTAAGATCTCACTGAAGTTAAATGACTTTTCCAAGCATTGACGCTTCAAAAATAACAGTTGGGCTGTTGTGTCTTTTGATTATCTTAACAGCCAGACAAGAAGTGAGTATCTGTTTGTATATTGTTATATGTAACATACAAGTTTTAAAGGATTAACTGCTTTTATTAGCTACTGcaattgctttcctttttctgttcttctgtttctaGAATatgttgtatcttttttttttaaatgcataagtAATATGAAAAGTTAGCCTGGACAGTGGAGCAGTGATGTATAAAGTGCATTTAGCCTCTGAAGTTGCAAAATCTGAATTCTTTATTACTATGTCCTGCTTAAACTAAGGACTAAACTAAggaaaagtgtttaaaataaaacattttgtccTGATCACTGGTTCATCTATTAAACaattttgaataatttaaaagCATGAGAAATAACCTACATTAAAAATCTTACTATTACAATAGGAGAAGTTTCATCTTGAATAAAagtgatgttttatttttaaaaagtggcttTCTGTGTTACCTCATTTATGCTACTTTCAGCCTAATTACAAATGTTAGCATGCAATAACCTATATTTATCATCTTAAACATAATGTAGTTGTAGTAGGCCAGCATAGGCTAGCCAGTTGAAGTAACCAAAGCTGGCTGCAGAGAAGTAGCTTGAACAGCTGCACTTTGCTATTTACCAGTGAGACTGCAGATTAGAGAGTCTATGAAGTCTCTGATTGTGCATGAAGTTGCAATAAAACTGGTTAAGAACTCTAAGCAGCTACGTCTTTCTAAAGATGTTCTAGAATGGTTGTATCACTGTTTTGGACAAACAGTTGTTTCGGGGAATGGATATTTAGCTCGAGTAAAATCAGGCAAGAGATGTCACTAGCAAATAATGTAAAATGTTTGAGAGGAATTCTGAAATATATAGAAATAAATTTAAGAAGTTTAAACTGGAAATAAGTCAAGAACCCCAGGGCAAGGTATGTCTATTAAAGGAGTGCAACATGAAGCTTCGGTTTATGGAATAAATGTTTATggagaaaattttatttcataaacaaaACTTTAAATTTAGAAATTAGGTTACCACCTAACATTCAAATTAAACAATTTTGGGACTAGTACCTCTTCCTTAAACATCATGAAAGTAGGGTATGCTGAGATCAAGGGCACCTTAACTGCTTCTTTACATTGCCAAGGCTATTATGCCATACATTAAATTATAAACTATTTAATTCTAATCTCATGTCTCCCCTATAAATACCACCCATTAagctttaaacttcaaaagtttgTAGAGTGTGTTCCCTTGGGCGTCTGTTTTGAAGGGGTGATACATCAGCCTGAATTTGCTTATGATACATCCTGTATGTGTAGTATCACAGggtgagaaaaagcagaagtggaAATAACAAAGGGCAAGGGTGCCCTGAGGTCCTCACAGCGAGCTGCGCGTGGAGGGAGCTGACAGGTTTGCACTCCAGGGGAGTAAGAGACTGAGCAAGGGACAGCAAATTCTAATTCACCACCTGCCTCTGAGTAACTTACTGCTGTTGCAAACACCgctttttaaatcttttctactttttttcttttcccctcttcctcttgGAAAGGACAGCATTGTGTAACTTTTTTAACAAGCCGTGGCTGATAGCTGGTTATGAAAGATTCTGATAAAAAAAAGCTGGCAAGAAAACTTAGATCTCCTGCTCAACCTTTTAGAAAAAGATCTGCGACCAAGGGTGCAAACAGCAAAAAGTTCTTGGAAGGATCTCTTGTGTTTGCTCAAGATAAAAGTCCTCATTTTCAGCTTCTGTCCTACTAGTTTACAAACGTGTTTCTTTTTTCACATCGATTCATCTGTGGCAGTGGAAGTGATGGAACACGCTTACCTCAGACCTGCATCTGGCTTACAGCTGAGAAGGGCTCGTGCTGCGTACCGTCAGCTGCCGGGGCTACAGAGAGTAATGGAGCCTGAGTCAAAAGCGGGCGCTGTCTGCCCCAAGCGTTTTCTGTCATTTGTATTCCTCATGAAAGCCAACgtaaatagctttttaaaaaaaacacagcccTTTCTAAAGGCCTTAGGCTTCTGATGGAGTTGTTGCTTTAGCCCGTGGCCGTACGCAGCGAAGGGAAGCGGGAGGTGTTGCCAGAGCCTCCGGGAAGCTGTTAGGGCTGACAGGTTGGCGCCAGCTCCCTTGGCCAGAGGCGTGCTGAGCGAAGGGGTGATGGCAGTTCTGTCATAAAAAGGCATCATCTGCCTGCCAGTAAAGCTGACTTCTAGGTACTCACAAGTTGTGAGAGCTTTTTTAGGCATTAACATCACAAAGCGATAGCATGACTCATAACAGAAACCTGCCTTTAACCTGATCCAGAAAACACTTCTTCCGGTTTTATACAGCACAAAGCGAACCTCACGAGGCTGGCTGTGCTGAGCTGAGATGCTGTCTGAAACAGGCTTTAGAAGATCTAATCAAGGTTGCACAAGTTGTGAAGTAAAAATGTTAAAGCTAGCAGAT contains:
- the NEIL3 gene encoding endonuclease 8-like 3 isoform X5 produces the protein MACYQFWRYSLQRILFVFLRNAAESEQKVRMMESLDVCSPKFSFLRAESEIKQQKTRMLCDVLLDQAVLPGVGNIIKNEALFDSGLHPAVKVCQLTDVHLRHLVKMTRDFTLLFYKCRKTGSALYKHYKVYKRPTCGQCNEKITVCRLGENNRMTYFCSRCQKADPQLVNVSKLPTRNSLIGWACGRGSCSNEHVALKSEEEWTCMRCTLINKPSAEICDACLTSRPEVPKTENIEDSAAFNRNLIKYPCNDFRKPSTEIKINRKAAFGTTTLVLTDLGNNAVLRNDSQISDGRSPCVTPKSNCNQILKNVCQSGGSTDKDCSIHVPAMALSTCQQPLSFEHIQKKQKTDNLPSIHQYNIAIGKPQAKMADDIRKLSAGHPRCSKHNRLCSLRVVRKDGENKGRQFFTCPLPRETQCDYFQWADLSFPFCNHGKRCVMKTVLKIGPNNGKNFFVCPLGQGKQCGFFQWAENGPGGRTTSFS